The sequence below is a genomic window from Luteimonas viscosa.
CAGGTCGCCGCCGACACTCAGGCGCAGGTGCTCGCCAACCGGAACATCCTTCCAGCATGCGCTGCGGTTTTCCTGCGCACAGGCCTGGCGCTGGGCGCTGAAGTCATCGTCGAAGCGCAGTGGGCGGAACTGCGCCGGCGTGGCGTCCATCGCCACCAGCAAGGGCATGCCGAGCCACGCGCTGCGCATCTCCGGCGCGCGTGGCCGCCGCAGGCGTCGCGATCGCGGCTCGGGCGGCGGCACGATCGGACGCTTCGCGCTCATCCCAGGATCTGTGCGCCGGATGGCCCAGCCTGCTGCAGGGGCGCGCCTGGCGCGCCGCCGACGAAGTGGCGCACCCTCGGCGCGTGGGCGGGGTCGGCCAGCAGCTGCATGATCCGGCCCTGCAACATGCGTTCGCTTTCGGTCACGCGTTCGTGCTGCCGCAGGTGTTCCAGCCAGCTGCCGTCGATGAAATACTCCAGATAGGTGCCCGGGGTTTCGGTGTCTTCGGCCACGCCCCACTGCACGGCGCCATCGCGGCGCCTGCTGCGGCCGAGGCGGTGCATCAGGCGCAGGAACTCTTCGCGTTTCGCAAGCTCGATCCTGTATTCGATCGTGACCAGCACCGGGCCCCGGTCGCCGGCGATGTCGTCCACCACGACCGGCTGCGGCCAGTGGCCCGACGGGGTGACGTTGACGTTGGCCGCCTCGCCCAGGCGGAAGCGCAGCCCGAAGAACGCGGCCAGTACGGTTCCGGCGGCGGCCGCCAGCAGTGCAGTCGTGGTACCGGTGTGCTGGGCGAGCGTGCCCCAGCCGAGGCTGCCGATGGCCATGCCCCCGGAGAACACCACGATGTAGAGCGCGAGGGCGCGAGCGCGCACCCAGGCCGGCACCGAGGTCTGGGCCGCGATCTGCAGCGACGACAGCACGGTGATCCAGGCGAAGCCGTTGACCAGCGAGACGACGTACAGCAGCGGGATGTCGCGCAGCAGCGCCAGTGCCAGCATGCAGCCGGCGTAGACGAGGGTCGCGACCAGTACCATGCGGTCCGGGGGGATGCGGGCGCGCAGCTTCGGCAACAGCACCGCTCCGCAGATCGCGCCGATGCCGATGCAGCCCAGGAGCAGACCGTAGCTGCCGGCGCTGGCCTGCAGTTCGCGATTGACGACGATCGGCAGCAGTGCGGTCAACGCACTCGCGAACATGAAGAAGCTCGCGGCCTTGACCAGGACCGACTGCAGCACCGAGGCCTGGGTGGCATAGCGCAGCCCCGCGCGCAGGGCGACACCGAACGATTCGGGCGGCAACGCGGTCTTCGCCGGCGTGCGGCGCCAGATCACCAGCACGGCCACGATGCACAGGAAGCTCAGCGCGTTGATCGCGAACGCCGATTCGATGCCGGCGCTGGCGACGATCAGGCCGCCCAGCGCCGGGCCGATCGCACGCGCGATGTTCATGCTCAGCGACGACAGGGCCACCGCCGGGCCGAGCATCGTGCGCGGCACCAGTTCGGGCACGGTGGCCTGCTGGGCGGGCATGGCCATCGCCGCGCCGACGCCCAGCGCGAATGTCAGCGCGATCAGCGTCCACGGCCCGAGCATGTCCAGATGGGCGAGCAGGGCCAGTGTGCCGGCGACCAGCAGCATCCACAGCTGGGCGAGGATCAGGTACTTGCGGCGATCGACGATGTCGGCGAGCGTGCCGGCGAGCACGGCCAGCAGCACCACCGGCAGGGTGGTGGCCGACTGCACCGCGGCGACCATGAGAGGTGAGCCGGTGTTCTCGGCCATCACCCATGCGGCGGCGACGTCATGGATCCAGGTGCCGATGTTGCCGATCAGCACGGCCAGCCACATCATCCGGAACGTGGGCTGGGTGAGCGGCGACCAGGGGCCGGGAGCGGGCGCGTCGGCGGGTGGGGGAGGCTGACTCATCGTGGTCTCCTGTTGCCGCGCCACGTGGCGGAGGCAAGCGTGAGGGCGGTCCTCAGAATGCGAAGCAGGAGCAGCCCAGCGCGCCCCAGAAGCCCTGGTGATCGCCGGTCGGTGCGGCGTGATGCGCGGCATGGCCGTGGCCGTGCACGCTGCAACCGGCGCCATGCGCGGCGGCGAACGCGGCCGAGGCCTGCGCCAGCGTGGCGCCCTGGTAGCCACCGAAGTGCCGCACCGGCGACCAGTCGGGCATCGGCGCGGGCAGCGCCGGCGCCAGTGCCGCGTAGTCGCCGTCGCCGTGGACCACCTTGCCGGCGACCACGGTCAGCACGCTGGTGATGTCGAGGATCGCCTCGTCGGGCACGGCGAAGAAGTCGGCCGACAGCACGCTGAAATCCGCGAACCGGCCGACGGCCAGCACGCCCTTGTGCGCCTGTTCGGTCGAGAACCATGCGCTGCCGTGGGTCCACAGGCGCAGCGCCTGCTCCCGCTCGAGGCGGTTGTCGTCGCGGTAGAGCTGCAGGCCACCGAGGGTGCGTCCTGTGCTGAGCCAGTACAGCGCCACCCACGGGTTGTAGCTCGCCACGCGGGTGGCGTCGGTGCCGGCGCCGACCGGCACGCCGGCATCGAGCATGCGCCGGATCGGCGGCGTGTGGCGCGCGGCCCGGGCGCCATAGCGTTCGACGAACTCCTCGCCCTGGTAGACCATGCGGTGCTGCACGGCGATGCCGCCGCCCAGCGCACGTACCCGGTCGATGTTGCGGTCGGAAATGGTCTCGGCGTGGTCGACGATCCAGTGCAAGCCGTCGAACGGTACATCGCGGTCCACCTTCTCGTACACGTCGAGGATGCGCGAGATGCTCTCGTCGTAGGTGGCATGGAT
It includes:
- a CDS encoding MFS transporter gives rise to the protein MSQPPPPADAPAPGPWSPLTQPTFRMMWLAVLIGNIGTWIHDVAAAWVMAENTGSPLMVAAVQSATTLPVVLLAVLAGTLADIVDRRKYLILAQLWMLLVAGTLALLAHLDMLGPWTLIALTFALGVGAAMAMPAQQATVPELVPRTMLGPAVALSSLSMNIARAIGPALGGLIVASAGIESAFAINALSFLCIVAVLVIWRRTPAKTALPPESFGVALRAGLRYATQASVLQSVLVKAASFFMFASALTALLPIVVNRELQASAGSYGLLLGCIGIGAICGAVLLPKLRARIPPDRMVLVATLVYAGCMLALALLRDIPLLYVVSLVNGFAWITVLSSLQIAAQTSVPAWVRARALALYIVVFSGGMAIGSLGWGTLAQHTGTTTALLAAAAGTVLAAFFGLRFRLGEAANVNVTPSGHWPQPVVVDDIAGDRGPVLVTIEYRIELAKREEFLRLMHRLGRSRRRDGAVQWGVAEDTETPGTYLEYFIDGSWLEHLRQHERVTESERMLQGRIMQLLADPAHAPRVRHFVGGAPGAPLQQAGPSGAQILG